A segment of the Bradyrhizobium sp. CCBAU 53340 genome:
ACGAAGCCGCCGCCATCACCGGACAGCAGCTCGTGATCTGCGGCGGCAGCTCGCTTTAGGCTATGGCGAGCTGTCATTAAGCGGCGAGCCGACTGATATCCCGTTTTCGCTTTCCGTCGGTCGCCGCTTCAATCCCGGTCCATCGCGGCGATGGCGCCAACAAACCAGCCGCTGAAGAAAGAGGCGCCAAGCATCATGAGATTGGTCGTTGCGGAGGGACCAAGCATGTCTTGAACATGATCAAACCCAATCAGCACCAGCAGGGTAAAAATGATACCGCAGAATGCGGGCCAAAGTGCCCGCCGCCGCGCGACGAGCCGCTGGGCCGGGGCAGCTCCCCGAGAGTTCCGGGATAGCGTCCAGGTTCGACGGAACGAAACCTCGAAACTGACGACGACCACGATCAGACAGGCGGCGAGGAAATACATTGACATCATCCTTCGTGCCTGAACGCTTTATCAGCTCGTTCCAAACAATGACTTGCCAGGCAGATCGAAGTTTATCGATTGCGGTATAGGTTCCGTAACTGGACGCGATGTGGACGACCACACGCCTCGGTTCACGACTCGTCCAGCAACTCCAGCAATTCCTCGACCCGCTCGAACGGGGCATCGCGCATCGGGCTGTGATAGACCACGCGGTCGCCATCGCGTTGCAGCGACTTGCCCTTGGACTTGCGCAGCCGTCCTGGCAGGAACGTCGCAGCCACCGCGCTTTGCCCGACGTCGAGGCGAATGATGCCCCGGCGCTTGCAGTCCAGCCGCAGTCGAGCAGCGGCAAAGAAGTCGCGGGCGGCCTGCGGCAAGGGTCCGAAGCGGCGCGACGTCTCCTCCTCGAGATCTTCGAGATCCTCCTCGCTGGCGCAGCGCGCGGCGCGGGCATAGAGCTCCAGCCGCACGGGCGCGGATTGCACGTAGCTCGCGGGCAGCATGTCAGCGACCGGCAGATTGAGGTCGGGCACCCACACCACGGACATGCCGTCATCGACCTTCTCCGAGGCCATCTTCAGGAGGTGGCTGTAGAGCACCGGGCCGAACACCTGGACGTGGCCGGATTGCTGCTCCGAGAACAGATCGCCCGCGCCGCGCAGATCGAGGTCGCGCTCGCTGATGGCAAAGCCCGCGCCCGGCCGGCTGAACTCTTCCAGCACCGCCAGCCGCTTCTCGGACTGCCCCGAGGCCGACTCGGTCAGGAGATAGGCGAAGGCGCGGATGCCTCCACGGCCGACGCGCCCGCGCAGCTGGTGCAGCTGGGCCAGACCAAAATTTTCCGGCCAGCACACCACGATGGTGTTGGCGCGCGGGATATCGAGGCCGCTCTCGACGATGTTGGTGGCCAGCAGCACGTCGGCCTTGCCCTCGACGAAGGTCATCATGCGCTCGTCGATCTCGTCGGCCGGCAATTTGCCGTGCAGGCAGACGATCTTGAGATCAGGCGCCACCGCCTGCACCCGCGCCAGCATCGGTTCGAGATCCTGGATGCGCGGGCAGATCAAAAAGCTCTGCCCGTGCCGCCGTTGCTCGCGCAGCAGGGCCGAGGCGATGGCGGCATCAGATAACGGCGCGATCTTGGTCGCGACCGGAAGCCTGTGCACCGGCGGCGAGGCAATGACGCTGAGATCCCTGAAGCCGGCAAGGCCGGCGGCGAGCGTGCGCGGAATCGGCGTGGCACTCATCCAGAGCGTATGTGCATTCTTGGCAAGCCCGGAGAGCTTTGCCTTCTCGGCAGCGCCGAAATGCTGCTCCTCGTCGATGATGACGAGGCCAAGATCGTCGAACTTCACGTCCTTCGAAGTGAGCGCCTGCGTGCCGACCACGACCTTGATCCGGCCGCTGCGCAGGCCTTCCCTGGTCTCCCGCACCTCAGCGCCCGAGGTCGCGCGCGACAGGCTGCCGACCTCGATATCGAGGGGCGCAAAGCGTTTGCGGAAAGTCGCGACATGCTGCCTCGCCAGCACGGTCGTCGGCACCGCGATCGCGACCTGCTTGCCAGACAGCACCACGGCCGCCGCCGCGCGCAGCGCCACCTCGGTCTTGCCGAAGCCGACGTCGCCGCAGATCACGCGGTCCATGGGATGGCCGGAGGCAAGATCGTCCAGCACGTCGTGGATCGCCTTGGCCTGATCGATCGTGGTGAAATAGGGAAAGCGCGCGACGAATTTCTCGTAGGCCGATCCGGGCGGGATCAGCTTTTCGGCGCGCCGCCGCTTGCGCTGGCTGATGTGCTTGGCGAGGACCTTGCCGGCGGCCTGGATCTCCTGCTCGGCCTCGCCGCGGCGGGCCCACCATGTGCTGCCATCCGCCTTGTCGAGCGCCAGCTTGCCGCGCTCCGTCGAATAGGGCCACATCTGCGCCAGATCGGAGGGCGGCACCAGGACCGCATTGTCGCCCGCAAAGGACAGGCGGACCAGCTCGCGCATCGCGCCGCCGCCGGTGTTCACCGTCTGCAAGCCGTCGAGGATCGCAAGGCCGCGCTGAAGATGCACGACCACCGTGCCCTGCTCCGGGACATCGGCGTGATCGAAGGCCGCGCTCCAGCTTCGCGCCATCGGCTGCGGATGATGCGCACGACTGCCGAGCACGTCGGTCGCCGTCAGCACGACGGCCTTCTTCCCGGGAATGACAAAGCCGGCGTCGAGGTCGGCGAGCAAGGCCACGTCGCGCTGGCGCGCGCCCTCGGCCTCCGCCCAATCCGCGACGCGTTCCGCCCGGACGCCGCCCATCCGCTCCATCACGCGCAGGTCTTCCTCCTGCGCCGCGACCAGGATCAGGCGCGAGCCGGCGCGCCTGATCTCCTCGACGAAGGCGCGCAAGGCCTTCCTCGCGGATGTCAGCTTGGAGAATTCCGGCGTCGGCTGGAACGGCGCATTGCGCGGCAGCACCTTCATGCCGCGCGTTGCCTGCTTCCAATCGCTCCGCCCGAGATATTCGCGCTCCCTGTCGGCGCGGCCCGCGGCCTCCTCGATCGTGCTCAGCCAGGCATCGGCGTGCACGGGAACGCCGGTATCGGCGATCCACTTTGCCTTTCCGCAATAGTCGAACAGCGTCGCGCGCCGCGCCCGTGCGCCCGACATGGCCGTTCGTTCCGACATGGGATCGACGAGCAGCTCCTTGGTCTCGAAGATGATGTCGTGCTCTTGCGGGTCGAACGCCACGATCCGCTTGATCGCGCGCCCGGCATGTTCCACCCGGAACGGACCGAGCGCGCCCGCGGGAAATATCTCGAAGGTCTGGCCGTGAAACAGGACGCCGCCCGGATAGTCCGGCTCGTCGTCGAGATCATAGCCCAGCTCTTCGAGGCGGACGCGAAGCTCGGCTTCCGAGAACGCGCCGCCGACCTTCAAGCCTATGTTCAGACGCAACAGGTTCGCCGGCGGCGGCAGGCGCTCCATCACCGCTTCCGCCGTCGAGACCAGAAAGATCGGCTTTTTCGCTTTCGCAAGGCGGCGCAGCACCGAGGCCCTGCGGCCCGCAATCTCGCGCGACGGATCCAGTTGATCGAACGGCAGCGTGTTCAGCCGCGGAAACACCAGCACTTCGCAGGACGGATCGAGCGCATGGATGACGCTGCCGAGCCGCTCCGCCCTGTTCTCGCTCTCGGCGAGGAACACGAGACCGTTGCGACCGGCCTCCTTCCATTGCGCCAGCAGATGCAGCGCCATCATGCCGAGCGGCGACGACGACGAGATCGTGGCGCGTGGCGAGCCCTTGCTTTGCTTCGGAGACGCCTTGCCTGGCGAACGCCGGCTTGTCGGGCGCTTGGCAAGCGCGCGCTTTTTATTCTTGACTGCCGCGTTCTTGACTGCCGCGTTCTTGGCTGGCCGCAATTTCTTGGAATGACGCACGTGAATCCGTTTCTCGTCGTAAGCAGTCGTCAATGCCGCGCGCAGCCGAGCCCATGTTGATTCGGTCGCGAATGGACATGCAGATGGGACGGGGCGCCCGAACGCGCCTCCCCCAAAACCTCATGCGACGTAAGAGGTCGCCGGCAAACGCTGGACTGCGCGAGGACAAGCCGCCCGTCGTCTAGCAGACGCGCAGGCCTATTTCCACTCTTGTGATCGCGTCGCGGCTAAATGATGCCGCCCTGCCGGAGTGCTGCAATCGCGGCCGTGTCGTAGCCGAGTTCCGCCAGCACGGTATCGGTATGCTCGCCAAGCGTCGGCGGACGCGCTGCGATCGCACCAGGGGTTTCCGACAGCCGAATCGCGGCGCGGGCAACCGGGGCCTGTTTCGGCAAGCCGGGATAGTCGACATCCTGCAGGAATCCGGCGGCGCGAATGTGCGGATGGTCCAGCGCCTGCTGCGGGCTCAAGACCGGGCCGGTCGGGATCATCGCCTTGCCGAGTGTATCCACAGCCTCCTGCGTGGTGCGCTCGGCGCACCAGCGCGCCATCCGCTCGCTGATCACGGCGCCGTTGTTGCCGCGGCTGATGTCGTCGGCAAAGCGCGGGTCGTTGAGCCACTGCTCTTCCTCGCCCATCAGCCTCGCCCAGCGCTTGAACAGCGGATGGCCGGTGACCTGGCACAGCACCCAACCATCTTTCGTGCGGTAGATATCCGCAGGTGCGGCGGTCTGGCCGAGATTGCCGGTGGGAACGCGGTTGACGTTGATGACGGCCTGCTCGATCAGCGTCGCATTGGTGAAGGACAGCGCGGTCGCCAGCAGCGCGCCCTCGACGATCTGCCCGCGACCGGATTTGCCGCGCTCGATCAGCGCGGCGAGCGTCCCGAAGGCGCAATGCAGCGCGGTGCCGAAATCGACCCAGTTCACCGCCGCGCGGTAAGGCGGATCGCCGGCGCCAGTCATATAGACCGAACCCGACATCACCTGCCCGACGCCGTCGAAGCCGACGCGGTCGGACCATGGGCCCGGGCCGCCGAACGCGGTCGCCGTCGTCAGGATGATGTCCGGCTTGATCGCCTTCAGCTGCTCGTAATCGAGCTTCATCGCGCGCAAGGTCTGCGGCGGCAGATTGGCGACGACGACGTCGGCCGTCGCGATCAGGCGGCGCATCACCTCCTGGCCTTCCTCCGTCATCGGATCGAGCGTGATGCATTTCTTGTTGCGGTTGACCTGCAGGAACAGGGCGCCCTCGCCGCCCTCACCGACTGGCGCAACGAAGCGATCCTCGCTGCCGTCGCGCTTCTCGACCCTGATGACCTCGGCGCCGAACTCGGCCAGCAATGTCGCGCAATATGGCCCCGCGATATAGCGCCCGAAATCAAGGACGCGCACGCCTTCCAGAACTCCCCCCATCGACCTCATTCCTTTTCTATTTCCGGTCAGATTACAGGGAATGGGTGACGCAGCAAAGGCGCATAGTACAGTGTTTACGACCGCGCAAACCGGTTTCAGAACGCATTGGCGCGACACCGGCGCGCGTACCGGCTAATGCTCAAATGTCGGATCGTTTAGCCCGGAGCCCCCGATGAGACGTTTTGCGGTCTTTGCGATCT
Coding sequences within it:
- a CDS encoding CaiB/BaiF CoA-transferase family protein, which codes for MGGVLEGVRVLDFGRYIAGPYCATLLAEFGAEVIRVEKRDGSEDRFVAPVGEGGEGALFLQVNRNKKCITLDPMTEEGQEVMRRLIATADVVVANLPPQTLRAMKLDYEQLKAIKPDIILTTATAFGGPGPWSDRVGFDGVGQVMSGSVYMTGAGDPPYRAAVNWVDFGTALHCAFGTLAALIERGKSGRGQIVEGALLATALSFTNATLIEQAVINVNRVPTGNLGQTAAPADIYRTKDGWVLCQVTGHPLFKRWARLMGEEEQWLNDPRFADDISRGNNGAVISERMARWCAERTTQEAVDTLGKAMIPTGPVLSPQQALDHPHIRAAGFLQDVDYPGLPKQAPVARAAIRLSETPGAIAARPPTLGEHTDTVLAELGYDTAAIAALRQGGII
- a CDS encoding DEAD/DEAH box helicase, producing MMALHLLAQWKEAGRNGLVFLAESENRAERLGSVIHALDPSCEVLVFPRLNTLPFDQLDPSREIAGRRASVLRRLAKAKKPIFLVSTAEAVMERLPPPANLLRLNIGLKVGGAFSEAELRVRLEELGYDLDDEPDYPGGVLFHGQTFEIFPAGALGPFRVEHAGRAIKRIVAFDPQEHDIIFETKELLVDPMSERTAMSGARARRATLFDYCGKAKWIADTGVPVHADAWLSTIEEAAGRADREREYLGRSDWKQATRGMKVLPRNAPFQPTPEFSKLTSARKALRAFVEEIRRAGSRLILVAAQEEDLRVMERMGGVRAERVADWAEAEGARQRDVALLADLDAGFVIPGKKAVVLTATDVLGSRAHHPQPMARSWSAAFDHADVPEQGTVVVHLQRGLAILDGLQTVNTGGGAMRELVRLSFAGDNAVLVPPSDLAQMWPYSTERGKLALDKADGSTWWARRGEAEQEIQAAGKVLAKHISQRKRRRAEKLIPPGSAYEKFVARFPYFTTIDQAKAIHDVLDDLASGHPMDRVICGDVGFGKTEVALRAAAAVVLSGKQVAIAVPTTVLARQHVATFRKRFAPLDIEVGSLSRATSGAEVRETREGLRSGRIKVVVGTQALTSKDVKFDDLGLVIIDEEQHFGAAEKAKLSGLAKNAHTLWMSATPIPRTLAAGLAGFRDLSVIASPPVHRLPVATKIAPLSDAAIASALLREQRRHGQSFLICPRIQDLEPMLARVQAVAPDLKIVCLHGKLPADEIDERMMTFVEGKADVLLATNIVESGLDIPRANTIVVCWPENFGLAQLHQLRGRVGRGGIRAFAYLLTESASGQSEKRLAVLEEFSRPGAGFAISERDLDLRGAGDLFSEQQSGHVQVFGPVLYSHLLKMASEKVDDGMSVVWVPDLNLPVADMLPASYVQSAPVRLELYARAARCASEEDLEDLEEETSRRFGPLPQAARDFFAAARLRLDCKRRGIIRLDVGQSAVAATFLPGRLRKSKGKSLQRDGDRVVYHSPMRDAPFERVEELLELLDES